The Lysobacter panacisoli genome includes a window with the following:
- a CDS encoding AraC family transcriptional regulator — MPHYDRDDPRLSIANIKSGIVAGLVAMAREHGVGCENWFSGLRLGPAEFDGETPVYLSYRQACQIIRRAVRGLPIRGAGLVLGERQNIGHFGLLGLAMLTASGFAEALRLGVQYAPITGAMMELDLDEGDDGAMGVIARMRTPDAELEPFLCEELFASSLMLCRGLLGAQFVPRVLELAYPAPDYADDYRALFGCEVRFDAPINRVTIDAVWLRTAMPAGNTASAQQIIALCEEQMPAGQPRSEIVAVVERLLRQRIADNPRLVDIAGELHLTERTLRRQLQAAQTSFSELHDRVRSESARALLVDARMSIAHVGAAVGFKDAREFRRAFKRWTGVAPREMRAAEKSEA, encoded by the coding sequence ATGCCGCATTACGATCGTGACGACCCACGCCTGAGCATCGCCAACATCAAGAGCGGCATCGTCGCCGGGCTCGTCGCGATGGCGCGCGAGCACGGCGTGGGCTGCGAGAACTGGTTCTCCGGGCTGCGCCTCGGGCCGGCCGAATTCGATGGCGAAACACCGGTCTACCTCTCCTACCGGCAGGCCTGCCAGATCATCCGCCGCGCCGTACGCGGATTGCCGATCCGCGGCGCCGGGCTGGTACTCGGCGAGCGCCAGAACATCGGCCATTTCGGCCTTCTCGGCCTGGCGATGCTGACTGCATCGGGCTTCGCGGAAGCGCTGCGACTGGGCGTGCAATACGCGCCGATCACGGGCGCGATGATGGAACTGGACCTGGACGAAGGCGACGACGGCGCAATGGGCGTGATCGCGCGCATGCGCACGCCGGATGCGGAGCTGGAACCGTTCCTGTGCGAAGAGCTGTTTGCCAGTTCGCTGATGCTGTGCCGCGGCCTGCTCGGCGCACAGTTCGTCCCGCGCGTGCTGGAGCTGGCGTACCCCGCGCCGGACTACGCCGACGATTACCGCGCGTTGTTCGGCTGCGAAGTGCGCTTCGATGCGCCGATCAACCGGGTGACGATCGACGCGGTGTGGCTGCGCACCGCCATGCCCGCCGGCAACACCGCGAGCGCGCAGCAGATCATCGCGCTGTGCGAAGAGCAAATGCCCGCGGGCCAGCCGCGCAGCGAGATAGTGGCTGTGGTCGAACGCCTGCTGCGCCAGCGCATCGCCGACAACCCGCGACTCGTGGACATCGCCGGCGAACTGCACCTCACCGAACGCACCCTGCGCCGGCAACTCCAGGCCGCGCAGACCAGCTTCAGCGAACTGCACGACCGCGTGCGCAGCGAATCCGCGCGCGCGCTGCTCGTCGACGCGCGCATGAGCATCGCCCACGTCGGCGCAGCGGTGGGGTTCAAGGATGCACGCGAGTTCCGCCGCGCGTTCAAGCGCTGGACCGGCGTGGCGCCGCGGGAGATGCGGGCGGCGGAGAAGTCGGAAGCCTAG
- a CDS encoding RidA family protein, translating into MSRQIIQTDKAPAAIGPYSQAVRAGNTVYLSGQIPLDPGTGLLVEGDISAQARRSFENLKAVCEAAGGSLADVVRLGLYLTDLDNFAAVNAVMGEFFKAPYPARSTIEVAGLPRGAGFEVDAVMVLD; encoded by the coding sequence ATGTCCCGCCAGATCATCCAGACCGACAAGGCGCCCGCCGCGATCGGCCCGTATTCGCAGGCCGTGCGTGCCGGCAACACCGTCTACCTGTCCGGCCAGATCCCGCTCGACCCGGGCACCGGTCTGCTGGTCGAAGGCGACATCAGCGCGCAGGCGCGCCGTTCGTTCGAGAACCTCAAGGCCGTGTGCGAAGCCGCCGGTGGTTCGCTCGCCGATGTCGTCCGCCTCGGTCTCTATCTCACCGATCTGGACAACTTCGCCGCCGTCAACGCGGTGATGGGCGAGTTCTTCAAGGCGCCGTACCCGGCGCGTTCGACCATCGAAGTCGCCGGCCTTCCCCGCGGCGCGGGCTTCGAGGTCGATGCGGTGATGGTGCTGGACTGA
- the gmk gene encoding guanylate kinase, giving the protein MRGTLFIVAAPSGAGKSSIVNAVLARDPNICLSISFTSRQPRPGERHAEHYHFVSAQEFEDMVAAGDFFEHALVHGDWKGSARQSVEPQLAAGKDVLLEIDWQGARQVRDKVPDAVSVFILPPSRQALEQRMRNRGQDSEEVIAQRLAAAREEMSHYGEFDFVIVNEHFETAVDEMCAIFVASRVRRDQQVARHSRLITALLADDPGR; this is encoded by the coding sequence ATGCGCGGAACCCTCTTCATCGTCGCTGCGCCTTCGGGTGCCGGTAAATCCAGCATCGTCAACGCCGTGCTGGCGCGCGATCCCAACATCTGCCTGTCGATCTCGTTCACCTCGCGCCAGCCGCGTCCGGGTGAACGCCACGCCGAGCACTACCACTTCGTCAGCGCGCAGGAATTCGAGGACATGGTCGCCGCCGGCGACTTCTTCGAGCACGCGCTGGTGCACGGCGACTGGAAGGGTTCGGCGCGGCAGTCGGTGGAACCGCAGCTCGCCGCGGGCAAGGACGTGCTGCTGGAAATCGACTGGCAAGGCGCGCGCCAGGTGCGCGACAAGGTGCCCGACGCGGTGAGCGTGTTCATCCTGCCGCCCTCGCGCCAGGCGCTGGAGCAGCGCATGCGCAACCGCGGGCAGGACAGCGAGGAAGTCATCGCCCAGCGCCTGGCCGCTGCGCGCGAGGAAATGTCGCACTACGGCGAGTTCGACTTCGTCATCGTCAACGAGCACTTCGAGACGGCCGTGGACGAGATGTGCGCGATCTTCGTCGCCAGCCGGGTCCGCCGCGACCAGCAGGTGGCCCGTCATTCGCGCCTGATCACCGCCCTGCTGGCCGACGATCCGGGCCGCTGA
- a CDS encoding TonB-dependent receptor has translation MSPRKSRLAISLGRALSGLAFTAAMPLAMAQQAPDAGLPSATQLDTITVTAQSREQELLDVPIALQVVTEQLMEDVAAEDLGDIDSFVPGLKVNSLQPTQPSFQLRGIQTDDFGIGTDPAVGVYVDGVYAGRGGGVLLPFTDVQRIEVLKGPQGTLFGRNTAAGAISIITNRPQTDGNHARGKLRLGNEGKTYFDGMANFAVSEDSALRFNGIFNTGDGWIKDDVTGKDLAPENNWATRAAFQTRFGDNTRAFVAWDHESLDQLGQATIGVVPIPALPALPQAPADPSSFVDPLDARVAVDAVGNAETRTFDGVTAIIDHNFGWGSLTSTTAWHDYDSLNRVEEDGTDRSYLYVDSTNTESNTNFYQEFKFSGSTDSIDWIAGVSYFQEDADQTSEVNALTDSVDTIANNLGLAPGGLYGPLTMAANMFGIPVDLTGLPWNEKFVNTLDTKAYAAFGDVIWHASDKLNLTFGLRYTRDEKDFTWFNDLRSAPELDAQLALLDRVGFLDAAGIPLEMLVFDIAFIDPPAVMNKGVLNRAKKSWDDWSPRFVVDYHFTDDMMGFASLAKGYKAGGFNALQIGSEFENEDVWNFETGFKHELPDYRLAYNVSAFYYVYDNRQAVTLDMTTDIPRFLVNTSDQEAWGVDFDMRWQATDGLGFDFNAEYLDSTYKTYTNPQGVDLGGEPTGAPEWSLAGGVNYVWRMADAGDIRAAARYSYVGKCRENDESVSQLACGRFGRIDAGEAQELLDARIGWTSATGHWGVAVYGNNLLDNQYVNSFGTYGMTVLGAVGARMTEPRTYGVELTANF, from the coding sequence ATGTCGCCACGCAAGAGCAGGCTCGCCATCAGTCTGGGCCGCGCGCTGTCCGGTCTCGCATTCACCGCGGCCATGCCGCTGGCGATGGCGCAGCAAGCGCCGGATGCCGGCCTACCGTCCGCCACGCAACTGGACACCATCACCGTCACCGCGCAGAGCCGCGAGCAGGAACTGCTCGACGTGCCGATCGCGCTGCAGGTGGTCACCGAACAGCTGATGGAAGACGTCGCCGCCGAGGATCTCGGCGACATCGACAGCTTCGTCCCGGGCCTGAAGGTCAACAGCCTGCAGCCGACCCAGCCGAGCTTCCAGCTGCGCGGCATCCAGACCGACGACTTCGGCATCGGTACCGACCCGGCCGTGGGCGTGTACGTCGATGGCGTCTACGCCGGCCGCGGCGGCGGCGTGCTCCTGCCGTTCACCGACGTGCAGCGCATCGAAGTGCTGAAGGGACCGCAGGGCACGCTGTTCGGCCGCAACACCGCGGCCGGCGCGATCTCGATCATCACCAACCGCCCGCAGACCGACGGCAACCACGCGCGCGGCAAGCTGCGCCTGGGCAACGAGGGCAAGACGTACTTCGACGGCATGGCCAACTTCGCCGTCAGCGAAGACTCGGCCCTGCGCTTCAACGGCATCTTCAACACCGGCGACGGCTGGATCAAGGACGACGTCACCGGCAAGGACCTGGCGCCGGAGAACAACTGGGCCACGCGCGCTGCGTTCCAGACGCGCTTCGGCGACAACACGCGCGCGTTCGTCGCGTGGGACCACGAAAGCCTCGACCAGCTCGGGCAGGCGACGATCGGCGTGGTGCCGATCCCCGCGCTGCCCGCGCTGCCGCAGGCGCCGGCGGATCCGTCCTCGTTCGTCGATCCGCTCGACGCGCGCGTCGCGGTGGACGCGGTCGGCAACGCCGAGACGCGCACGTTCGACGGCGTGACGGCGATCATCGACCACAACTTCGGCTGGGGCAGCCTGACCTCGACCACGGCGTGGCACGACTACGACTCGCTCAACCGCGTCGAGGAAGACGGCACCGACCGCAGCTACCTGTACGTCGATTCGACCAACACCGAAAGCAACACGAACTTCTACCAGGAGTTCAAGTTCAGCGGCTCGACCGACAGCATCGACTGGATCGCCGGCGTCAGCTACTTCCAGGAAGACGCCGACCAGACCAGCGAAGTCAACGCGCTGACCGATTCGGTCGACACCATCGCCAACAACCTCGGCCTCGCGCCGGGCGGCCTGTACGGCCCGCTGACGATGGCGGCCAACATGTTCGGCATCCCGGTCGATCTGACTGGCCTTCCGTGGAACGAGAAGTTCGTCAACACGCTCGACACCAAGGCCTATGCCGCGTTCGGCGACGTGATCTGGCACGCCAGCGACAAGCTCAACCTGACCTTCGGCCTGCGCTACACGCGCGACGAGAAAGACTTCACCTGGTTCAACGACCTGCGCAGCGCGCCGGAGCTGGACGCGCAGCTGGCGCTGCTCGACCGCGTCGGTTTCCTCGATGCGGCTGGCATCCCGCTGGAAATGCTGGTGTTCGACATCGCCTTCATCGATCCGCCGGCGGTGATGAACAAGGGCGTGCTCAACCGCGCCAAGAAGTCGTGGGACGACTGGAGCCCGCGTTTCGTCGTCGACTACCACTTCACCGACGACATGATGGGCTTCGCCTCGCTCGCCAAGGGCTACAAGGCCGGCGGCTTCAACGCGCTGCAGATCGGCAGCGAGTTCGAGAACGAGGACGTGTGGAACTTCGAGACCGGCTTCAAGCATGAGCTGCCGGACTATCGCCTCGCCTACAACGTGTCGGCGTTCTACTACGTCTACGACAACCGCCAGGCGGTCACGCTGGACATGACCACCGACATCCCGCGCTTCCTGGTCAACACTTCCGACCAGGAAGCCTGGGGCGTGGATTTCGACATGCGCTGGCAGGCGACCGACGGACTGGGCTTCGACTTCAACGCCGAATACCTGGACTCGACCTACAAGACCTACACCAATCCGCAGGGCGTGGACCTGGGCGGCGAACCCACCGGTGCGCCGGAGTGGTCGCTGGCCGGCGGCGTGAACTACGTCTGGCGCATGGCCGACGCGGGCGACATCCGCGCCGCGGCGCGCTACTCGTACGTCGGCAAGTGCCGCGAGAACGACGAGTCGGTCTCGCAGCTCGCCTGCGGCCGCTTCGGCCGCATCGACGCGGGCGAGGCGCAGGAGCTCCTCGACGCGCGCATCGGTTGGACCTCGGCGACCGGCCATTGGGGCGTGGCCGTGTACGGCAACAACCTGCTCGACAACCAGTACGTGAACTCGTTCGGCACCTACGGCATGACCGTGCTCGGCGCCGTCGGCGCGCGCATGACCGAGCCGCGCACCTACGGCGTGGAGCTGACCGCGAACTTCTGA
- the rpoZ gene encoding DNA-directed RNA polymerase subunit omega — MARITVEDCLEVVDNRFELVMMAAKRARQLANGVDPQLDNSESNDKPTVLALREIAARRIDTDYIDAVEKSERERKEREALEWAAAEVVADDDLSKGDD; from the coding sequence ATGGCCCGCATCACCGTTGAAGATTGCCTGGAAGTGGTCGACAACCGCTTCGAACTCGTCATGATGGCCGCCAAGCGCGCGCGCCAGCTGGCCAATGGCGTGGACCCGCAGCTGGACAACAGCGAATCCAACGACAAGCCGACCGTGCTGGCGCTGCGTGAGATCGCCGCGCGCCGCATCGACACCGACTACATCGACGCCGTCGAGAAGTCCGAGCGCGAGCGCAAGGAGCGCGAGGCGCTGGAGTGGGCGGCCGCCGAAGTCGTGGCCGACGACGACCTGTCCAAGGGCGACGACTGA
- a CDS encoding SO2930 family diheme c-type cytochrome, translated as MKRMIVIGAALVLAAMSLAGCKRNESPVQFHAQGQPQSLSEWHVLDVRDGRLRFNAGVEPYALNTALFSDYAHKLRTIWMPAGTKANYHAQDAFDFPVGTIISKTFYYPRGEGDAVLRVAENADETRDGLDLSKVRLIETRLLVRRENGWVALPYVWNAEQTEATLARAGETIPLTLHKPDGSAKQDFAYMVPDENQCAGCHGTNNTTRELHPIGPKARHLNRESPWHPGENQLARMVALGRLEGLPKDGVPHNARLDDATASVQDRARAYLDVNCGHCHSKVGPADTSGLWLDAGTEEPRRLGLCKPPVAAGQGTGDHLFDIVPGRPQDSILVYRMDSLDPGAMMPELGRSTVHEEGVALISEWIGAWLGSCSSADPNVAMQ; from the coding sequence ATGAAGCGGATGATCGTGATCGGCGCGGCGCTGGTTCTGGCCGCGATGTCCCTCGCCGGCTGCAAGCGCAATGAGTCGCCTGTGCAGTTCCATGCGCAGGGACAGCCGCAGAGCCTGTCGGAGTGGCACGTGCTCGACGTGCGCGACGGGCGGCTGCGCTTCAACGCGGGCGTCGAGCCCTACGCGCTCAACACCGCGCTGTTCAGCGACTACGCACACAAGCTGCGCACGATCTGGATGCCGGCCGGCACGAAGGCGAACTACCACGCGCAGGACGCGTTCGACTTCCCGGTCGGCACCATCATCAGCAAGACGTTCTACTACCCGCGTGGCGAAGGCGATGCCGTGCTGCGCGTGGCCGAGAATGCCGACGAAACGCGCGACGGCCTCGACCTGTCGAAGGTGCGCCTGATCGAGACGCGCCTGCTGGTGCGTCGCGAGAACGGTTGGGTCGCGCTGCCGTACGTGTGGAACGCGGAGCAGACCGAGGCGACGCTGGCGCGCGCCGGCGAGACGATTCCGCTCACCCTGCACAAGCCCGACGGCAGCGCGAAGCAGGACTTCGCCTACATGGTGCCCGACGAGAACCAGTGCGCCGGCTGTCACGGCACCAACAACACCACGCGCGAACTGCACCCGATCGGTCCGAAGGCGCGCCATCTCAACCGCGAGAGTCCGTGGCATCCGGGCGAGAACCAGCTCGCACGCATGGTCGCGCTCGGTCGCCTTGAAGGCCTGCCGAAGGACGGCGTGCCGCACAACGCGCGCCTCGATGATGCGACCGCGAGCGTGCAGGACCGCGCACGCGCCTATCTCGACGTCAACTGCGGCCATTGCCACAGCAAGGTCGGTCCGGCCGATACCTCGGGCCTGTGGCTCGATGCCGGCACCGAGGAGCCGCGCCGTCTGGGTCTGTGCAAGCCGCCGGTCGCGGCGGGGCAGGGCACGGGCGATCACCTGTTCGACATCGTGCCCGGACGACCGCAGGATTCGATCTTGGTCTACCGCATGGACAGCCTGGATCCGGGCGCGATGATGCCCGAACTCGGGCGCAGCACCGTGCACGAAGAAGGCGTCGCGTTGATCAGCGAATGGATCGGGGCCTGGCTGGGCAGTTGCAGCAGCGCGGACCCGAACGTCGCAATGCAGTGA
- a CDS encoding parallel beta-helix domain-containing protein: MKRIILGMAITSGLAMLAGCQQQPAAPAANADYQKVLIERLLDAKPGDVIEIPAGRYAFDRSLTLRVNGVTIRGAGMDKTILSFKGQKAGAEGLLVNAGDFTLENLAIEDTKGDGLKVNEGENITIRGVRVEWTGGPKTTNGAYGIYPVQTTNVLIEDSVAIGASDAGIYVGQSKNVVVRRNRAERNVAGIEIENTIGADVYENTATENTGGILVFNMPNLPQPGHTTRVYRNQVIANNTGNFAAKGAAVASVPAGSGVVINSNDKVEIFDNDIADNQTANVIVSSYFSTGYMTEKGVAKAFDPYPEEIAIHGNRFKGGGDKPDGLDLKALKVAMFGLGGRLPDVLWDGYVNAQRPGGAQMCVDNGDVATLNADGPNKYKNPSVVTDAVRCKLPPLPVVTLPGDAAATSAKAAPAA; this comes from the coding sequence ATGAAGCGCATCATTCTCGGCATGGCGATCACCAGCGGCCTGGCCATGCTGGCCGGCTGCCAGCAGCAGCCCGCGGCACCGGCGGCCAACGCCGATTACCAGAAGGTGCTGATCGAGCGCCTGCTCGACGCCAAGCCTGGCGACGTCATCGAGATCCCGGCCGGTCGCTACGCGTTCGACCGCAGCCTCACGCTGCGCGTGAATGGCGTGACCATCCGCGGCGCGGGCATGGACAAGACTATCCTGAGCTTCAAGGGACAGAAGGCCGGTGCCGAGGGTCTGCTGGTCAACGCTGGCGACTTCACCCTGGAGAACCTCGCCATCGAGGACACCAAGGGCGATGGCCTGAAGGTCAACGAAGGCGAGAACATCACCATCCGCGGCGTGCGCGTGGAATGGACCGGCGGTCCGAAGACGACCAACGGCGCCTACGGCATCTATCCGGTGCAGACCACCAACGTGCTGATCGAGGATTCGGTGGCGATCGGCGCGTCCGACGCCGGCATCTACGTCGGTCAGTCGAAGAACGTCGTCGTCCGCCGCAACCGCGCCGAGCGCAACGTCGCCGGCATCGAGATCGAGAACACCATCGGCGCCGACGTCTACGAGAACACCGCCACCGAGAACACCGGCGGCATCCTTGTGTTCAACATGCCCAACCTGCCGCAGCCGGGCCACACCACGCGCGTCTACCGCAACCAGGTGATCGCCAACAACACCGGCAACTTCGCCGCCAAGGGCGCGGCCGTGGCGAGCGTGCCGGCGGGTTCGGGCGTGGTGATCAACTCCAACGACAAGGTCGAGATCTTCGACAACGACATCGCCGACAACCAGACGGCGAACGTGATCGTCTCCAGCTATTTCTCCACTGGCTACATGACCGAGAAGGGCGTGGCCAAGGCGTTCGATCCGTACCCGGAGGAGATCGCCATCCACGGCAATCGTTTCAAGGGCGGCGGCGACAAGCCCGACGGCCTGGACCTGAAGGCGCTGAAGGTGGCGATGTTCGGCCTTGGCGGGCGCCTGCCGGACGTGCTGTGGGACGGCTACGTCAACGCGCAGCGTCCGGGTGGCGCGCAGATGTGCGTCGACAACGGCGACGTGGCGACGCTCAACGCCGACGGCCCCAACAAGTACAAGAACCCGAGCGTAGTCACCGACGCGGTGCGCTGCAAGCTGCCGCCGCTGCCGGTGGTGACCCTGCCGGGCGATGCCGCAGCCACGAGCGCGAAGGCGGCTCCGGCGGCATGA
- a CDS encoding RelA/SpoT family protein produces MAPESALSLHPVDIRDDADVPDYVRELELAADYLPGDQRLSLRRAWAIGAAAHAGQTRKSGEPYITHPVAVAKVLADQGLDVETLIAAILHDTIEDTPLTYDGLVSEFGETVAELVDGVTKLDKLQFRDRQEAAAESFRKMLLAMSRDLRVILIKLADRLHNMRTLGAQSMEARHRIARETLEIYAPIAQRLGMNLIKAELQDLGFRALHPWRHAVIEKRIRTQPVVRRESLVQIEAQLAQRLAKEKLAHRLVSRVKSPWSIYTKMRSEHKTFAQVMDVFGFRIVVRTVPDCYHALGVVHASYKPLDSRFRDFIAIPKANGYQSLHTVLFGPYGSPIEVQIRTEEMDLIAERGIAAHWSYKHGGDGPNSAQSRAHSWIASLVESQRSTGSSLEFLENVKVDLFPDEVYLFTPKGDIMSLPRNSTALDFAYAVHTDVGNRAVAARVDGKLVPLRTKLASGQRVEIITAKSSSPKPQWLEFVVSGKARTSIRQQLKQLEHEDAVQLGHRMLDRALEAVGISLDRVPSVRLDAYLSEFRYPRLEALLADIALGNRMPQQVAQALAREAPGKPLRQAASPLPLSQDKILITGHERGVISFANCCLPIPGDEIMGYHTAGKGIVVHRLDCPNVADYRKSPDRWVPIGWDREVAGDFAAALKIEVDNRPGSLAQVAAAIAEAESNIDRVEYLDRDANIAVMRFAIEVSDRRHLADVMRRVRRLNVVLGVQRM; encoded by the coding sequence ATGGCCCCAGAATCCGCGCTCAGCCTGCATCCGGTGGACATCCGCGACGACGCGGACGTCCCCGATTACGTGCGCGAACTCGAACTGGCCGCCGACTACCTCCCCGGCGACCAGCGCCTGTCGCTGCGCCGCGCCTGGGCGATCGGTGCTGCCGCTCACGCGGGCCAGACCCGGAAGTCGGGCGAGCCGTACATCACCCATCCGGTGGCGGTCGCCAAGGTGCTCGCCGACCAGGGGCTCGACGTCGAGACCCTGATCGCGGCGATCCTGCACGACACCATCGAGGACACGCCGCTCACCTACGACGGCCTGGTCAGCGAATTCGGCGAGACCGTGGCCGAGTTGGTGGATGGCGTCACCAAGCTGGACAAGCTGCAGTTCCGCGATCGCCAGGAAGCCGCCGCCGAAAGCTTCCGCAAGATGCTGCTGGCGATGTCGCGCGACCTGCGCGTCATCCTGATCAAGCTCGCCGACCGCCTGCACAACATGCGCACGCTCGGCGCGCAGAGCATGGAGGCGCGCCACCGCATCGCGCGCGAAACGCTGGAGATCTACGCGCCCATCGCCCAGCGCCTGGGCATGAACCTGATCAAGGCCGAGCTGCAGGACCTGGGCTTCCGCGCGCTGCATCCGTGGCGCCATGCGGTGATCGAGAAACGCATCCGCACCCAGCCGGTGGTGCGGCGCGAATCGCTGGTGCAGATCGAGGCGCAGCTCGCGCAGCGACTGGCGAAGGAGAAGCTCGCGCACCGGCTGGTAAGTAGGGTGAAATCGCCTTGGAGCATCTACACCAAGATGCGATCCGAGCACAAAACCTTCGCGCAGGTGATGGACGTGTTCGGCTTCCGCATCGTCGTGCGCACGGTGCCGGACTGTTACCACGCGCTCGGCGTGGTGCATGCCTCGTACAAGCCGCTGGATTCGCGCTTCCGCGACTTCATCGCGATCCCCAAGGCCAACGGTTACCAGTCGCTGCACACGGTGCTGTTCGGTCCGTACGGATCGCCGATCGAAGTACAGATCCGTACCGAGGAAATGGACCTGATCGCGGAGCGCGGTATCGCCGCGCACTGGTCGTACAAGCACGGCGGCGACGGTCCCAACAGCGCGCAGAGTCGCGCGCACAGCTGGATCGCCAGCCTCGTCGAGTCGCAACGCTCCACCGGTTCGTCGCTGGAATTCCTCGAGAACGTGAAGGTCGACCTGTTCCCGGACGAGGTCTACCTGTTCACGCCCAAGGGCGACATCATGTCGCTGCCCCGCAACTCCACCGCGCTCGATTTCGCCTACGCGGTGCACACCGACGTTGGCAACCGCGCCGTCGCCGCGCGCGTGGACGGCAAGCTGGTGCCGCTGCGCACCAAGCTCGCCAGCGGCCAGCGCGTGGAGATCATCACCGCCAAGTCTTCCTCGCCGAAACCGCAATGGCTGGAGTTCGTGGTGTCGGGCAAGGCGCGCACGTCGATCCGCCAGCAGCTCAAGCAGCTCGAACACGAGGACGCAGTGCAGCTGGGCCATCGCATGCTCGACCGCGCGCTGGAAGCGGTCGGCATCTCGCTCGACCGCGTGCCCTCGGTGCGGCTGGATGCGTACCTTTCGGAGTTCCGCTACCCGCGTCTGGAAGCGCTGCTGGCCGACATCGCGCTGGGCAACCGCATGCCGCAACAGGTCGCGCAGGCGCTCGCGCGCGAAGCGCCGGGCAAGCCGCTGCGCCAGGCCGCGAGTCCGCTGCCGCTGTCGCAGGACAAGATCCTGATCACCGGCCACGAGCGCGGCGTGATCAGCTTCGCCAACTGCTGCCTGCCGATCCCCGGCGACGAGATCATGGGCTACCACACCGCCGGCAAGGGCATCGTGGTGCATCGCCTGGACTGTCCGAACGTCGCCGACTACCGCAAGTCGCCCGACCGCTGGGTGCCAATTGGCTGGGACCGCGAGGTCGCCGGCGATTTCGCCGCGGCGCTGAAGATCGAGGTCGACAACCGCCCCGGTTCGCTCGCGCAGGTGGCGGCCGCCATCGCCGAGGCCGAGTCGAACATCGACCGCGTCGAATACCTCGACCGCGACGCCAACATCGCGGTGATGCGCTTCGCCATCGAAGTCAGCGATCGTCGCCACCTCGCCGACGTCATGCGCCGCGTGCGCCGGCTCAACGTGGTGCTGGGCGTGCAGCGGATGTAA